The Amphiura filiformis chromosome 8, Afil_fr2py, whole genome shotgun sequence genomic sequence TTTTTGTTTTGGCCACAgattccatattacttacaaactttttacgggaaaatcagcgGAGGTCATTCTTGATGTTCTTGATTTGACACCATTTCCGAATTTATttggacatgtgcaatttcaaccatATAAGGGCAGTATCCAGGTCTGAAATTTCTCGGTCCCTGGATAGCAATAATCAGAGGAGGTAGGGTGCTGAAAACACTGccgaaaatttttttaaattattatcttcttctgtgccaaagatgaaaacgatccaaagatctttaatttgcatttaaaaccaccttaagttgttgtaaatttctcagtatcaataaaatgacTGAGCAAACACAGATAATGGAGGAATTATCTGTGGAGCAAATTTTAATTTATTAAAATACCCTTAATTCCAATCAGTTAATTCCAATCATATACAATCTGATTATATTAtcttctgtgccaaagatgaaaacgatccatagatctttaatttgcattctattactcttacgacccattattcaaaatcgcgcactgtgatttgttaaaacacgtcacgagagagcccattattctgcattattatgttttgatggatccaagttgtgataatattggatccaaaacataataatgataaaattgatgctttacgcccaatatttattggtctcgctatgagttttaaaatattgactcgactacgtctcgtccaatattttaaaactcatagctcgaccaataaatatgggctcaaccgatccaattttatatcaataatgggtcaagcgccgtaacacattctacgcacatcattacgcttggttacgcgtacaatatttccgcgatactcgctgtcacttacgcgtacgccctccaccttgaagtaaacaacttaaaatatttctgccaaaaaattatattttctctttaaatcgcactattttctggtaatagaattatttacataaaggataatgcattaccctttatttcttaatttaaaaccaccttaagttgttgtaaatttctcagtatcaataaaatgacTGAGCAAACACAGATAATGGAATTATCTGTGGAGCAAATTAATACCCTTAATTCCAATCAGTTAATTCCAATCATTTACAATCTGATAAAAAAAACTAAACTCATGTGTAAAGGGCTGTAACTACAGATCTATAAtacacagtaaatgaaaatatcattggaaagagcaattcaaatttcaataaaaaaaaattaatgtaacTGCTCACAGCAAACCCAAGAATAAAACCACCCATATTTAGCGGCACACAAAGTACACAGGTTCACTTCCCACATACCTAGTGTATAATAGGcatatttttaacataatgtgacataaaaatgaacaaatatgctacaataattattattgaacCTTACCTCTGGCAAAACTACATTTTCCCAGattattgtgcaatatatttatttgtatggCGCAGTTGTATACAGGTTACTGTATATTACTATATATTGGTTATAGATGGTACATTTAACTCCACTACTTCAAAAATACGCACTCACACAACAAAAATCCTAACATTCCCAGCAACCAACTCTACACAACTCATCCCTATAAAATATCTTCAACTATAAACTACAAACCAGCAAACATGAAACAATCCAATTATACCAAATCTACATTGCCTGCCCAATAAGGGACCCCATCTagtgggcctgcgtgcctgttCGGGGTTCAGGGCAGCTAAAAATAATTTGAACGTGAACtgctgtttggaatattttctgcgATCATGGAGCCGGAGCGCGAATTCGTATGAACACGTGGTGTCTGTGTACAAGGGCTAAGCCCCAGCGGAGGTTCAGGCAGAGGCAGTACCGGATGTTCCTGGATTAGGCGTGTGGAGGAAATCCATCCCATCTTTGCATGGGGTGATCCCATGTTATCCCATCTTTGTCTACCCCATGCTTGCCTATTGGCTTGCTAGTTAAAAATATAGTAAACCAGGAACTTGTCGCCATGTGTGCACTGGAGCAAGATGGGAGCTGGCTAGCCCGGGATCTTGTTTACAATCAGATATAAATGAACAAACTGGCAACAGTTTATGAAGACGTctttcaccaatctttgcatgAAATCCTTCGATTTGAACTCCGAGCGCAGTAtatttcatttctttattttatacTCAAAACGTGTATGTTATGCGAAATATAACAGACGTCACTACAAATGTGATATTTACCTAAAGTACCTCGGTTTTTAAAGTCCGCCGCAGGGTCGAAGGTTACGTCAATTTTTTTTCTAATATCGCCAACTCTGCACATGTCGCATATGCGCCAGTAATGACATTTATGTATATCGTTAGCTACGCTAGCCCTTACATGAGCTTTGTGGAAGAGATGTACGCTAGCCCGTACATGAGCTTTGTGGAAGAGGTGTTTCTGTGGCACGTTGTATTGAGCAGGGCTACGAAATCCACGGTATCGTGGTACCAGCGTTCCCACTAAACTATTTTAGTGCTAAAACTGAACTAGAACGAAGTGACGTATCGAGAAAATTCGAAGACGTGATGAAAGACTAAGATTTCTACCACGGGGAATACCCCCGACAGCCAATGAAAAACAGCTTTTCTAGGGAATCCCAGCAGCCTGCCCGTAGAATCGCTCGCACATATTCAGGTACAACAATAAGGCGTTACCGCATGTTACTTTCTGTGTACGATCGTCTGGTCTGGAGTTCATGTTGACGCAGCAGCGTTAGAGACTACAGTGGATCGAGTCATACGAAATTAAAATCAAGACACGGcatctgtttatttgtttacatAACATTCCTGTCATCTGATGTTCAAGTGGATTTTTTTAGTTTAATCGTCTACAGCTACAGAACCGTGTTGCCAAGCTCATCTAAATATATGATCATACCACACCTCCCTCTCCTTCATGAACTCCATTGGTTACCAATAACAAGTCGCCTCCACTTCAAGCCACTTCAAACTCATTCAGCATTTAACATTTCCAATAGAAGTGGATTACGTTCTGCCCAGGACACCAGGTTTCTCACTGTGGTGATAAAGGCTTCTTTGTAGCGGGACCTTTtctttggaacaaactccctcACCATATGATCCGTCACGCTCACGATCCGTCACGCAACCTTCCGGTCTCATCTAAAATCTTATTTATTTGACAATTGATTTTTTTGTCACGTGTCCTATATATATCACCTGTATCAACCATTGCTTATGTCACACACACTCTCAATGGTAAAATCGTCAATATGATGTGCTGATAATCTATGATGGTTTCTTGATTTTTTTCACTGTGTAATGGCTagtctataatcatgataataatattgatCCCATGTTGCACCACTTTCTCTGTAGCCCTAGGGGGTGGTGCaatatgtgtaccccggggtggtgaattctgaAACTGGTCTGCcaaatttttttgcatatttgaacatctTTCTAGCGTTTTCCTACaccgtaatatagaaacagtgctcaaaatatctgtgccaaaaaatcgcttgccccccctttcgacctgtgAAAAAAAActtgcccccttttggcctgccaaaaatctttgcccccccccctataattcaccaccccgggggtacacaaaattattgcaccactcctagttgtttttgttttaatggaaaactGATCAAACTCAAATATCCTGCAGTATCAGTGGTCCATAAAATTGTAGCAGAGAAGTGGGAGTAGATCTGGTCAACAACAAGCCATTAATAACCTGTGGAGTGGCAGGCTTTTATGATTACATGACcaagtaaatagcgccctcacaaTTTTGGAAGATTCATTGATAATAAATTTTACCGTCTTAAGGTTGTCaaaaagacttggtcaagtctaaTATTGATTAAGACACCAAATTTAAGTCCCAGTGAAGTCCGAAAGTCCCACCAGTCAGCTAAAACGACAACCTCTAGTAATCGATCATGTTCAGCTACTTAAAGAAAATATTAGATAATAAAATGTGAACTGATTATCTGTGGTGGTTCCTTTTTAGTTTTGTAACGTGTCGTTTTCAACTGTTCACACATTTCAGTTTGCGGAGGCTGTTGGTGCTGCTGCCATGTCAAAAAAGAAAGGTGGACTTTTTCAATCTGCATTTGGCGTTAGGGGAAGAAATGTGGCAGCCACAGATGGCGGCCACAATTATCCACACTGTTCCCGATTCGAATTATCTTCAAGACACGACCACAATTTGTACTTACGACACAAGGCTCTGACGACCTCAATTCGACAGGTAGAGTTAAAGCAATAACTTATAACAATATCTGACATATCGATAGATCtttaaaaatgctaaaataacatTAATGTAATTATATACACGTTAAATACAGAAAGATTTAATTTGCATTCCTATTATTCAATTTTCGATGCCTGCATTGTGATTCAGCGTGAGAAACGGTTGGCTTTTATAGCTGGGCTATTTTACTTCGGGATCCCGAGTCtaaatttatctaaaatcttgaaAGATTTCATAGTTTATCAATGTACATTGGTTCGTAGTTTATCAATGTACATTGCAATACTTTTTTATTGTCCGTTTGCCTAACTATTACTTCCGAGGACTTACATATGATATCACACCAACTCAACGAGGACCCTGTACGTGGAACAAAAATGTACACTCATCACATGCACACCCTACCGATCACAATTTGCACTTCGAGGACGCGTGTTTAGGTCCTCGTTGTACACAGGCATACAATGTAAGTGATGGCGACTTTGTTTGGTTCATATCCACACTGGTAGATTAGTAAGCCCAAACTGATACCAGAGCAACTGTGGCTCTAAAGCCACGAATGTCAGGCAGTggcttctgattgacctcattttgATCTTTGAGCTCGAATAAACTCTAGTTGACTGCTCATGCTCCCTCAAATCAATACCATTTGCATCAAATTTAAGCCTAATCGGGCCCTTTTAAcgtttgacctcatttgacctttgacctcgggtgatTTTTTGTATATTCCCCTTACATCAATTATGCTTGGCAATAAGTTTAAGCCAAATCCggcaaattttaacatttgacctcatttgaccattGACCTCGGGTGACCACAGGTTGACTTTTTCATGTTTTCCTCTTATCAAGGATTCCAATCAGAGCAATTTTTAATTTGACCTgccctttgacctcagatgacctttgctaTTTCATACTCCACAAGTGCCGGGCAACTTAAAATTTCACCTGAACTTTgatctcggatgacctttgcggtttcatactcatttcccccgagttacagcccaaccGGAGCATTTGATCTGGCCTTTGACCTCGGATAGTGGGATAAGTAAGACACCAGAAgtttgggtcagtgcttcttgtggccaagtttggtcaaaagtgtctggcactagtagcatttttaggttctactaaagaagaatGAAAGAAGATTTtggagcttcacagtatatcaggctttattttgatttgttcacCATTAACCAAAGCGTCCTTTCACTATTTATTTCAGTTCACAGGAATGACAGATATCAACGTGAGTGATCCGACCATAAACTCCGATGGTGAATGGGAGCTCTCAGAATATGATCTTGAATTATTAAGTGTTGGAGTTGGTATACTCGGCAGTGGTGGAGGAGGAAGCCCAGAGCTTGGAAAGCTAATGGGCTTGCAACAGCTCAAGAACGGCAAGAAGATTAGAGTTAAAGTCCCGGAAAGGTATGTCATAAatgtttttcaatttcttatatAACACGTGCAACGCCCGGATGCAACGAAGAACTGGCCATTCTCTAACTTCATGTTAATTTATCGTATGAGTGTTCcgtattttatcattcaataggCTCAGAAATGACGAAATGACAACGATTACTGCGTTGATGGGAAGCCCAGCCGTTTTTCTCGAGAAATATCCAAACGGTTTTGAAGGAACAAATTCCTTGAAATGCATTCAAGATTTGTACCAATGTGGATACAAACAAGACAGAGACAATTGGTCAATTACGTGGAAACCAGGTTAGATAGAGCCTCGTGTCATGTTCACTGTaacaaaatatctttatattcaGCATGTGAGCGGATCTGAAAActtttatacaaaataaattcACTAAACTGATATATAAAGACACGTTTTATATGTATATAAAAAGATAGAAGATAAAGAAGGGGTAGAGGGAGAAGTTGAAGATGGCGAAGACATCGAGCGGGAGGAGGTGGGAGGaggagatgaagaagaagaagaaggagaagaaggtagaggaggaagaggaggagtaCAAGAAGGAAGAGACTTGTAGCCATGTAACGTGATGAATTACGTGAAAGAATAAATTCGCAATGTTAAAACAAGATTTATATCTGCTGCCAATAAAAGATTAAAGTCTAGTCTTTAAAATTGTAGTTTAAAAATTCTTTATGCATCAGCATCGAAATGCAACGAATAAACACACCTAAATATTACTAGTACGTTAAAATATGACGGGCCCGGTTACGGGTTGAACAACTTATGGTCCACCagtgttaaagccttaatgtacgatttccgtcaaatttttttaaatttttttattctctattcaaaatgttgaaataatattagtaataactggcaggaagggttgctgtccattttaggttgaaataacaaggtaaagtgaaagaaaccccactggttattttggccatttaacacgcagttctatgggaggacataaagtcataataaaaattatgactttatgtcgaactttgcaatgtttacctacaaacacaacaaatttagctGATTCCATTAAAgagcaagttgtgacatgtgtaaacattacaaatatgcaaaaaaaaatcaggtttgaaaaaaataaaccaatttcatattataagatcgtacattatggctttaacaggcTCTGTCAATGCAATGTATCCTCACAATTTGAcagctttaataataataataataataataataataataataataataatagtaatagtaatagtaattgtagtactataattaaagacagagataaaaacaatttatcgcgtctgatgtcactgtcaattacaatccttgattggtttacacaggttaatcagcgcgtaaaaggaagaccgatctatctggtgctgatcggagaaaaggaatagcagcaaatggcgaaaaagttcgtacttttacaaggcaaaaagcagcttttctaggtattgtggacatggtgccttcaccaaagaaagtttcccactataaagacctaacttttgagatggtttgcatgtcgaaatgTGCAAaactaacaataaggcgcccggttataaatccgcgttcagcaagtcatcatcacgacacttgtaaacaaaccgtgctcgagtttgattgacaggtgacgtcagacgcgataaattgtctttatctttgtctttcattatagtagtagtagtagtagtagtagtacattTCCGTTATGAGATCAAAGGCCTCCGCTTATGCATAATTTAACAGGCCACTCCCACTTTCACAGAAGAAAGGAATCAAAGGCTACTGCTTATGCAAGACTTATGCATATTCATAGATATAACAAAACATATTTAACTATAAAACCAGTTTGCGTCTTTTGTAGCTGGTACCGTTCTTCAAGATGACAATAAAGAACAAGTTACATATGATCAGGACTTTCCAATCGTCTACAATACTCCTGAAGTTGACAATATTGGAGCCTTGATACCAATGGAATCAGGAGGAGCTAATACACTGCAAGCGCTTGTTGTAGCCGCACAAGCAGGCCTGCCAGTGCTCGACTGTGACGGTGAAGGCAGGGCTGTCCCAATGCTACAGGTAATAAAAATTGCTTGGGGGCTCATGCAGTatgaccagggccggatttacctttttgggggccctggaccagTCCAAAATTTagaggcccccaaacgcactgtgaggaaggcatgtgtatTCAAGTGGTTACTAGGACAAGATGTTACTaggaagcgcgcaaaaaattcaattttagcccaaatttaagctgaattttgctataataATGCCACTGCGCGCGAAGCGCTCAAATTTTGCTAATTTctgtaccctattttggtccaaTACATGGTatttttcagctaaaatggaagattgcacaaggcaattttgggggccctgggcccgggcccatctggccctatggtaaatccggccctgagtaTGGCATGTACAGGGGATAGTACGGAACATTTTGTAGATGTTGCGGGTGGGAATGTATTTTATATAAATACAGTTGATGCTTTGTAACAACATGGATAATATTATTCCTCATTATATATTAGATACAAgatgtggtcatagaccacaaacctagctggggtgtgttggtgttttggagcaaTGACCTTTgagtttgacctcaaatgacctttgcggtCTGATACTCCCAAGTGCCGGGGATTTTTTCCAagagttacagcctgatcggagtaacttaaaatttgacctgacctttgaccttggatgacctttatggtttagtactccccaagtgtcaaggatcaattcccccgagttacagcctAATCGGAGCAAATTTGCATTTGATCTGAcgtatagattttcacatctgatctttttagagtatcaattgtgtacaaattaattaaatcagagttttaagagtatgcaTATAAATGGGcgagtggactacggagaagtctagctgtTACTTGATCCATTACATTTGGGAAGTATGAAAGTTGAAATAATGTAAATAAGGTCAAAAACGTCAGAAATGATTAATGTAGTCCATTAGCCAGTGCCATGacataaaattaatataataaaaagcacgtataagtctataattgtaagagtattggatcattttgaatgttagtaATTGCGAAACGCCAGCGGTAGAGGCAATTAATAAATGTTTATATCAGCGATTTCCTCGATTCCTGCATGACGATTTATGAATATAATACAATAGCGGATTTCAATATATTTGAAGTGGAAGtcgggtaaataaacctcgtcgcgttgctaaatttcacttattctttttcattaactaaccgttattcattattttttaaacttcGGCAAAATCTCGACCGATGATGATCAGTGTGACGATGATGCGATTCTATagaaaatatctgaaaataaGGTCAAAGGTTACACAATGTTATCCAATGTTTATctatttttttattaaacattTGCCACATGTCAGGTtcctttttcttctgtttttaataatttgtgctTGTATGATGTGGTTTATTGATATGATGTTAACAAAACAGTTTGACCATGTTCACAGATGATCGGACCTGCTATGTACGGTCAATCCTTATATCCAGCTTCAGTCAGTGGTGACAAGGGGCAAAGGGTTGTAGCATTTAATGGTCCATCCGCAGGTGCTCTGGAATCGTTTTTCAGAGATCAAGTGGTGGCAATGGGGTAAGTCATTCATTACGTAAGTATAAACTAAGACCGTAATATGCGGAATACTCAATGAACTCTCATATCTGTGCTGAACTAAAACAATTTACAGGCAGTAATTATATATAAGGTGAAATAGATGATAAATAAACAACCTTAACACCACGGTTCGAACCCAAGTCCCCACGTAGTGCCACTGACCCAGATACGATACAAACTACAGGTATAGTCGACGACAATGTCATGTGCTTCTATAAAATTGTTGAAGCATTTTTGAGTAAAAGTTTATCACCTAGGTATCTTTACTTACCAGCTTACTAATTTGGAcatgctgaatccaaatatggcgGTGCGCAAGCATTATTTTGAGTCTATGACCCTCAAAATGACCCCAGAAATGACCTCATAGGGTTGTATACgggtcaaaaattaaacatgctccgatttcactcattagcatatcaaattatttgtctggtaGTAAGGATCACAAATGTATACATTTTGTCGATATACGACCTGTGGTTGCGGACTTATGTGCCAAAAAGGGTCGAAGGTCAATTTTCAAtatgtacaggggtcaaaatttaaagttgctccgattttcataaaaattgcaCCAAATTGTTTGTCTAGCTTCAGGCAGTGAGAAAAAGATAGGTTTCCACCGTCAACTTAAAGGAAGTAGCAGGTTGTAGCCGTACTGTATTTGCGATGTTAAAATCAAGAAAAGAACAATCTAAAAGACACACACAAAAACCTGTTTACCTTATGCCGTTATTACTTGTTCGCAgaatcatgcagttattgttaactacatgtatgcacacaacacaggggcactcacaataggcaattgacccctacttgcagcgctgtgttgtagatatatgagatgaactagttagcgtcatatatgaacaagtataaaagctatgattttagtgcttgctctatgtttcaattatttattcttttcaaaatatctgaattttcaacccggtacaagctttaataacgggggaccatacataactcccgtgttattccaatgcacattttgcttcaccgggccgccctggcttggtcgcatttgcaagaggggtgtcacgaaaccgtaaattaaaatttagtactttctgtcaatcaagtatggtttattctctacgtgtcaatctttaaatcattagcatagtccttataataacgggggaccgccttaaTGAGTAAAtaacagcaaaccagtgaaaaataccccaaaactcagtcagtggagctccgcccgtacatgtcaatagcgtcattatcgattggattagtcgaccgtagcggacaattcgatcgctcattggattaatattatcacgtggtaataaatttacaTCGGACAATCGAtaactataatggtttagtactgcatatctcggtttaatcttcactaagcgggtttatggctggaacggtcacggtgaatttgccgtggacataactgtaCTAtggcccggttcgcagctccaaaagaccccccttttactggtacaccgtcagctccca encodes the following:
- the LOC140159550 gene encoding uncharacterized protein, with translation MEVSGIKAFRRSPYVVTSSLGMFSIVHHSEQDVHSIGPDSVDVATEALVFGGSILTCLDVAVAAKLISMGDPGKVEHLSSDLVPHVLRKFREMIEDLIDRTKESSEDIPGVFLGFGSTLITDPLSGISQLVKPQHYEFAEAVGAAAMSKKKGGLFQSAFGVRGRNVAATDGGHNYPHCSRFELSSRHDHNLYLRHKALTTSIRQFTGMTDINVSDPTINSDGEWELSEYDLELLSVGVGILGSGGGGSPELGKLMGLQQLKNGKKIRVKVPERLRNDEMTTITALMGSPAVFLEKYPNGFEGTNSLKCIQDLYQCGYKQDRDNWSITWKPAGTVLQDDNKEQVTYDQDFPIVYNTPEVDNIGALIPMESGGANTLQALVVAAQAGLPVLDCDGEGRAVPMLQFDHVHR